A portion of the Thermoflexus hugenholtzii JAD2 genome contains these proteins:
- the recJ gene encoding single-stranded-DNA-specific exonuclease RecJ — translation MRPPEAPIVGRGRRVWQLAPPAPEAVRAALAGWPPLLQDLLYHRGITSAAEAAAFRRRAGTAGDPFQMKGMIEALERLERAIRQEELIAVYGDYDVDGVTATAMLVQALQALGARVRPYIPHRETEGYGLNGEALRGLAAAGVRVVISVDCGARAVAEAGLARELGLELILTDHHLPGPVLPPALLINPRQPECPYPFKDLAGVGVAFRLVQALKAQHPRAPFSPEDFLDLVALGTVADMVPLLGENRGLVAEGLERLRDPARPGLRALCEVAGLEPSRVDPWAISFILAPRLNAAGRLEHAQAAYRLLTTSDPAEARAIAEELDRQNRERQALTQITEEAARALAIPGDTVPWLLFAASEAFRPGVVGLAAGRLAEAFYRPAVIVSLMGEEGRGSARSIPEFHITQALDACADLLVRHGGHAAAAGFVVRRENLERLRERLMELATQALSARELQPALTVEAVLPLQEVNWQLYEWIASLEPYGYGNPAPRFLCRNAIVRQARTVGNDGQHLRMVLTLPEGGPVWDAIAFRQGDRAAEARPGTRLDLVFELRAERWNGEPRLTLHVEDFAPAS, via the coding sequence ATGCGCCCACCGGAGGCTCCCATCGTCGGGCGAGGACGTCGGGTCTGGCAACTGGCCCCGCCGGCCCCGGAGGCCGTTCGGGCAGCGCTGGCCGGATGGCCTCCGCTGCTCCAGGATCTCCTCTATCATCGGGGGATCACCTCCGCAGCCGAGGCCGCGGCGTTCCGGCGTCGCGCCGGGACGGCCGGCGATCCCTTCCAGATGAAGGGGATGATCGAAGCCCTCGAGCGCCTGGAGCGGGCCATCCGTCAGGAAGAGCTCATCGCCGTTTACGGGGACTACGACGTGGATGGCGTCACGGCCACCGCCATGCTGGTCCAGGCGCTACAGGCCCTGGGCGCGCGGGTGCGCCCGTATATCCCGCACCGGGAGACGGAAGGCTACGGCCTGAACGGGGAGGCCCTCAGAGGATTGGCCGCGGCGGGGGTGCGGGTGGTCATCAGCGTGGACTGCGGGGCCCGGGCGGTGGCGGAGGCCGGCTTGGCCCGTGAACTGGGATTGGAGCTTATCCTCACCGACCACCACCTGCCCGGCCCGGTCCTCCCCCCGGCCCTCCTGATTAATCCGCGGCAGCCGGAGTGCCCCTATCCCTTCAAGGATCTGGCCGGGGTGGGCGTGGCCTTCCGGCTGGTGCAGGCGTTGAAGGCGCAACATCCGCGCGCGCCCTTCTCGCCGGAGGATTTCCTGGATCTGGTGGCCCTGGGAACGGTCGCTGATATGGTCCCGTTGCTGGGGGAGAACCGGGGTCTGGTCGCCGAAGGACTGGAGCGGCTGCGGGATCCGGCCCGCCCGGGCTTGCGGGCCCTCTGCGAGGTGGCCGGTCTGGAGCCCTCCCGGGTGGATCCCTGGGCGATCTCCTTCATCCTGGCCCCCCGCCTGAACGCCGCGGGGCGGCTGGAGCACGCTCAGGCCGCCTACCGGCTTCTGACCACATCGGACCCGGCGGAGGCCCGGGCCATCGCCGAGGAGCTGGACCGCCAGAACCGGGAGCGACAGGCCCTGACCCAGATCACCGAGGAGGCTGCGCGTGCCCTGGCGATCCCAGGAGACACGGTGCCCTGGTTGCTGTTCGCGGCCTCCGAGGCCTTCCGGCCGGGGGTGGTGGGGCTGGCTGCCGGCCGGCTGGCGGAGGCGTTCTACCGCCCGGCGGTCATCGTCAGCCTGATGGGGGAGGAGGGCCGCGGCTCCGCCCGCAGCATCCCGGAGTTCCACATCACCCAGGCCCTGGACGCCTGCGCGGATCTCTTGGTGCGCCACGGGGGCCACGCGGCAGCCGCAGGGTTCGTGGTGCGGCGGGAGAACCTGGAGCGGCTCCGGGAGCGCCTGATGGAGCTGGCGACGCAGGCCCTCAGCGCCCGCGAGCTGCAGCCCGCCCTCACCGTTGAAGCGGTGCTTCCCCTCCAGGAGGTGAACTGGCAGCTGTATGAATGGATCGCCAGCCTGGAACCCTACGGTTACGGCAACCCGGCTCCCCGCTTCCTGTGCCGCAACGCCATCGTCCGCCAGGCGCGGACGGTGGGGAACGACGGCCAGCACCTGCGCATGGTGCTCACTCTGCCCGAGGGCGGACCGGTGTGGGACGCCATCGCCTTCCGGCAGGGGGATCGAGCCGCAGAGGCCCGCCCGGGAACGCGGCTGGACCTGGTGTTCGAGCTGCGGGCGGAGCGCTGGAACGGAGAGCCCCGCCTGACCCTCCACGTGGAGGACTTCGCCCCCGCTTCCTGA
- a CDS encoding lysylphosphatidylglycerol synthase transmembrane domain-containing protein encodes MQRRIGLLLGVLLSAALLAWTLRGMHLEETARILWSLRIEWLGAGAMFYFIPVLLRTWRWGILLHGLPPARFGDRFVALAIGYMGNNLYPARAGEVLRAYVLQRRSGIRIGASLGTIVVERVFDGWMMLLLGMAALLAFPLPGLLRPAVIGSSLLFGGALALLVGIAHAAERLRTVLERMAQRWPGRPGEWLFGFLSRFMDGLQVLRAPSRALAVAGLTALIWLAEAGTYGLVLMAFPFRTSFFSLLTMTAAVNLATALPSAPGYIGTFEAPGVAVLRAFGIPGPVALAYTLILHLVLWLPITLVGLLLFLREGLRGADRPLPKGSNLPS; translated from the coding sequence ATGCAACGACGGATCGGATTGCTGCTCGGCGTTCTCCTCAGCGCAGCGTTGCTGGCGTGGACCCTGCGGGGGATGCATCTCGAGGAGACGGCGCGGATCCTGTGGAGCCTGCGGATCGAATGGCTTGGAGCGGGGGCGATGTTTTACTTCATCCCCGTCCTCCTGCGCACGTGGCGCTGGGGGATCCTGCTCCACGGCCTTCCGCCCGCTCGCTTCGGGGACCGCTTCGTTGCCCTGGCCATCGGCTATATGGGGAACAACCTGTATCCGGCGCGGGCCGGGGAGGTGCTGCGGGCTTATGTGTTGCAGCGCCGGAGCGGCATCCGCATCGGCGCGTCCCTGGGGACCATCGTGGTCGAGCGGGTGTTCGACGGGTGGATGATGCTGCTGTTGGGGATGGCCGCCTTGCTTGCTTTCCCCCTGCCGGGCCTCCTGCGCCCCGCGGTGATCGGGAGCAGCCTGCTCTTCGGCGGAGCGCTGGCGCTCCTCGTGGGGATCGCCCACGCAGCGGAAAGGCTGCGGACGGTTCTGGAACGGATGGCCCAGCGGTGGCCCGGGCGACCCGGGGAATGGCTGTTCGGGTTCCTCTCTCGGTTTATGGACGGCCTGCAGGTGCTGCGAGCGCCTTCGCGGGCCCTCGCCGTGGCCGGGCTGACTGCCCTGATTTGGCTGGCGGAGGCCGGGACCTACGGGCTGGTTCTGATGGCTTTCCCATTCCGCACCTCGTTCTTCTCCCTGCTGACGATGACCGCGGCGGTGAACCTGGCCACCGCCCTCCCCTCCGCGCCGGGCTACATCGGGACCTTTGAGGCGCCCGGGGTGGCGGTGCTGAGGGCCTTCGGGATCCCGGGCCCCGTCGCCCTTGCCTATACCCTGATCCTCCATCTGGTCCTCTGGCTGCCCATCACCCTGGTCGGCCTCCTGCTGTTCCTCCGGGAAGGACTGCGCGGAGCCGATCGCCCGCTCCCGAAAGGATCCAATCTTCCCTCCTGA
- a CDS encoding ABC transporter permease: MSRYVIRRTAALIPVFLGILLVVFVMVRLIPGDPCLVMLGERATKAQCEAFKERFGLKDPLPVQFARYGIQILKGDLGTSISTGRPVAVILAERLPMTIELTIGAILFATTVGITLGVLSAIHQNSPIDVATMVLANVGVSMPVFWLGLMLAYVFALVFKDTPLFLPPSGRLSPGLSLPPLSRVWGLEDVEGFPRVALIFLSNSVLFNSLVTGNLAAFWDAVRHLILPSVAVGTIPLSIIARMTRSSLLEVLGEDYIRTARAKGLRERIVLVRHAMRNAMIPIVTVVGLQTGSLLSGAVLTETVFSLPGVGTQLVSAILARDYPVVQGFTLAVAVMFALINLIVDLSYAYLDPRIRLD; the protein is encoded by the coding sequence ATGTCCCGTTACGTCATTCGTCGCACGGCCGCGCTGATCCCGGTGTTCCTCGGGATCCTCCTGGTGGTCTTCGTCATGGTGCGCCTGATCCCGGGGGATCCCTGTCTGGTCATGTTGGGGGAGCGGGCCACCAAGGCCCAGTGCGAGGCTTTCAAAGAGCGCTTCGGCCTCAAGGATCCTCTCCCCGTCCAATTCGCCCGCTATGGGATCCAGATCCTGAAAGGGGATCTGGGGACCTCCATCAGCACTGGGCGGCCGGTGGCGGTGATCCTGGCGGAGCGGCTGCCCATGACCATTGAGCTCACCATCGGGGCCATCCTGTTCGCCACCACCGTGGGCATCACCCTGGGGGTCCTCTCCGCCATCCATCAGAACTCTCCCATCGATGTCGCCACCATGGTGCTGGCCAACGTCGGGGTTTCCATGCCGGTTTTCTGGCTGGGCCTGATGCTGGCTTACGTGTTCGCGCTGGTCTTCAAGGACACGCCTCTCTTCCTGCCGCCCTCCGGGCGCCTTTCCCCCGGCCTCTCCCTGCCCCCTTTGAGCCGGGTCTGGGGGCTGGAGGATGTAGAGGGCTTCCCCCGGGTGGCGCTCATCTTCCTCTCGAACTCGGTGCTTTTCAACAGCCTGGTGACGGGGAACCTCGCGGCCTTCTGGGATGCAGTCCGCCATCTCATCCTCCCCTCGGTGGCCGTGGGCACCATCCCGCTTTCCATCATCGCCCGCATGACCCGGTCCAGCCTGCTGGAGGTGCTGGGGGAGGACTACATCCGGACAGCGCGGGCGAAGGGCCTGCGGGAACGCATCGTGCTGGTCCGCCACGCTATGCGCAACGCCATGATCCCCATCGTCACGGTGGTGGGGCTGCAGACCGGCAGCCTGCTCTCCGGAGCGGTGCTCACGGAGACGGTCTTCTCCCTCCCTGGCGTGGGAACCCAGCTGGTCTCCGCCATCCTCGCCCGGGACTACCCGGTGGTCCAGGGCTTCACCCTGGCGGTGGCGGTGATGTTCGCTCTGATCAACCTGATCGTGGATCTTTCGTATGCGTATCTGGATCCTCGCATCCGGTTGGATTGA
- a CDS encoding ABC transporter permease produces MRAVAQPLTQELVLPRRSPTLEALRRLIRHRSAQVGFFLLGLMVFTAIFADAIAPYDPIKPLPNVQRRSPPCIHLLGCPRDRPQHLFGIDGNNRDLFSRVVHGSRLSLQIGFSTITFAIIVGGLLGAIAGYAGGWLDNAIMRVMDVILAFPSLLLAIAIVSVLGPGLINALLAIGFVSIPVYARIVRASVLAVKELDYVMAARAVGASPLRLLFVHILPNALTPLIVQGTLGIATAILDAAALSFLGLGAEVPKPEWGLMLGEERNSVFNAPHLVFFPGIAIMLTVLAFNLLGDGLRDALDPRLSGRGYERR; encoded by the coding sequence ATGCGCGCGGTCGCCCAACCCCTGACTCAGGAACTGGTCCTGCCCCGGCGCTCGCCGACCCTGGAGGCGCTGCGCCGTCTGATCCGCCATCGGTCAGCCCAGGTGGGTTTCTTCCTGCTGGGCCTGATGGTGTTCACGGCGATCTTCGCCGATGCCATCGCCCCTTACGATCCCATCAAGCCCCTCCCCAACGTGCAGCGCCGCTCGCCGCCTTGCATCCATCTGCTCGGCTGCCCCCGTGATCGGCCCCAGCACCTCTTCGGCATCGACGGGAACAACCGGGACCTGTTCTCCCGGGTGGTTCACGGCTCGCGGCTCTCGCTGCAGATCGGCTTCTCCACCATCACCTTCGCCATCATCGTGGGCGGGCTGTTGGGGGCCATCGCGGGATACGCGGGGGGCTGGCTGGACAACGCCATCATGCGGGTGATGGACGTGATCCTCGCCTTCCCCAGCCTGTTGCTGGCCATCGCCATCGTCAGCGTGCTGGGCCCCGGGCTGATCAATGCCCTGCTGGCCATCGGCTTCGTTTCCATCCCGGTCTATGCCCGCATCGTCCGGGCCAGCGTCCTGGCGGTCAAGGAGCTGGATTACGTGATGGCCGCCCGGGCGGTGGGCGCCTCGCCCCTGCGGCTCCTCTTCGTCCACATCCTGCCCAACGCCCTGACCCCCCTGATCGTCCAGGGAACCCTGGGGATCGCCACGGCCATCCTGGATGCGGCCGCCCTCTCCTTCCTCGGGCTGGGGGCGGAGGTGCCCAAGCCGGAGTGGGGGCTGATGCTGGGGGAGGAGCGCAACAGCGTCTTCAACGCCCCTCATCTGGTCTTCTTCCCCGGCATCGCCATCATGCTCACCGTGCTGGCCTTCAACCTGCTGGGAGACGGCCTGCGGGACGCCCTGGACCCGCGGCTG